A genomic segment from Neodiprion lecontei isolate iyNeoLeco1 chromosome 1, iyNeoLeco1.1, whole genome shotgun sequence encodes:
- the LOC124296581 gene encoding capping protein inhibiting regulator of actin dynamics-like, giving the protein MLRLIREELKIGLEEVKRQGRGIREEMEKIKGEMTRREEQWEVERGEMKEMIRDLGKRLEEVEERRRGEMERVKERLIELEKKSAEGGGERQVQGNAEVAQVTIDRSKEMEWAIERKEREERRGNIVVRGARLEKGREKEELKKILQLIGVEVEVKDMWEVGAKKGGEKGIWMARLGNREHKRQVMGRKSLLKGREERIDEDLTWAERRMKWKLREVAAIQERRGNRVRIGYAKIWIEGKM; this is encoded by the coding sequence ATGCTAAGGTTGATTAGGGAAGAGCTAAAGATAGGTCTAGAGGAGGTCAAacggcagggaagggggatcagggaagaaatggaaaagattAAAGGCGAAATGACTAGAAGGGAAGAGCAGTGGGAAGTAGAGAGGGGGGAGATGAAGGAAATGATAAGGGATCTAGGTAAAAGACTAGAAGAGGTAGAAGAGCGGAGAAGGGGGGAGATGGAAAGGGTAAAGGAGAGGCTGatagaattagaaaagaagAGTGCAGAAGGAGGGGGAGAAAGGCAGGTACAGGGGAATGCGGAAGTGGCGCAGGTAACAATAGATAGATCAAAAGAGATGGAGTGGGCcatagagaggaaagaaagggaagaaagaaggggAAATATAGTAGTGAGAGGAGCGAGACTTgagaagggaagagaaaaggaagagttgaaaaagattttgcaGCTGATAGGGGTAGAGGTCGAGGTAAAGGATATGTGGGAGGTAGGCGCGAAAAAGGGGGGAGAAAAGGGGATATGGATGGCAAGACTAGGAAATAGGGAGCACAAGAGGCAGGTAATGGGAAGAAAAAGCCTCCTTaaagggagggaggagagaaTAGACGAGGATCTCACCTGGGCAGAGAGaagaatgaaatggaagttGAGGGAGGTAGCAGCAATTCAGGAGCGAAGGGGAAACAGAGTAAGAATAGGGTATGCAAAGATCTGGATAGAAGGGAAAATGTAA